The following coding sequences lie in one Erwinia amylovora genomic window:
- the ispF gene encoding 2-C-methyl-D-erythritol 2,4-cyclodiphosphate synthase, with amino-acid sequence MRIGHGFDVHAFGGEGPLIIGGVRIPYEKGLLAHSDGDVALHALTDALLGAAALGDIGKLFPDTDEAYKGADSRELLREALRQIAQKGYRVGNVDVTIIAQAPKMLPHAPQMRINIAEDLGIHMDEVNVKATTTEKLGFTGRGEGIACEAVALLIKA; translated from the coding sequence ATGCGTATTGGTCACGGTTTTGATGTACATGCTTTCGGCGGCGAAGGCCCGCTGATTATTGGTGGCGTGCGAATTCCCTATGAGAAAGGTTTACTTGCTCACTCAGACGGTGACGTGGCGCTGCACGCACTGACTGACGCGCTGCTTGGCGCGGCGGCGTTAGGCGATATTGGCAAACTGTTCCCGGATACCGATGAGGCTTACAAAGGTGCTGACAGCCGCGAGCTGCTGCGCGAAGCGCTGCGTCAGATCGCGCAGAAAGGCTACCGCGTCGGCAACGTTGATGTGACGATCATTGCCCAGGCACCGAAAATGTTGCCGCATGCGCCACAGATGCGCATCAATATTGCTGAAGATCTGGGAATTCATATGGACGAGGTTAACGTGAAGGCGACCACCACTGAAAAGCTCGGCTTCACCGGGCGCGGCGAAGGCATTGCCTGTGAAGCCGTTGCGTTATTGATTAAGGCGTAA
- the ftsB gene encoding cell division protein FtsB — protein sequence MGKLTLLLLVLLGWLQYSLWLGKNGIHDYTRVNDDVASQQGTNARLKARNDRLFAEIDDLNGGSEAIEERARNELGMIKPGETFYRLVPDQNRRNAQQTRVASQ from the coding sequence ATGGGAAAACTTACGCTGCTGTTACTTGTGCTTCTCGGCTGGCTGCAATATTCGCTCTGGCTGGGCAAGAACGGCATTCATGACTACACGCGTGTTAATGACGATGTTGCTTCGCAGCAGGGCACTAATGCCAGGCTTAAAGCGCGTAACGATCGGCTGTTTGCTGAAATCGACGACTTAAATGGCGGTTCGGAAGCCATTGAAGAGCGCGCACGCAACGAGCTGGGGATGATCAAACCCGGCGAGACTTTCTATCGCCTTGTGCCGGACCAAAACAGACGCAACGCGCAGCAGACACGGGTAGCCAGCCAGTAA
- the ispD gene encoding 2-C-methyl-D-erythritol 4-phosphate cytidylyltransferase, which produces MNNLISLSNVVAVVPAAGIGSRMLSGCPKQYLTICGKTILEHSLAALLAHPAVSRVVVALSPQDSHFHQLPIARDARVSAVTGGLQRADSVLAGLQAASSAQWALVHDAARPCLHPEDLSRLLALTASSKVGGILAAPVRDTMKRAISGRSDIDHTVEREALWHALTPQLFPVGLLRDCLLRALGEGANITDEASALEYCGYHPELVTGRSDNLKVTRPEDLALAQFYLTQRHR; this is translated from the coding sequence ATGAATAATCTCATCTCTTTATCAAACGTGGTTGCCGTGGTGCCCGCTGCGGGCATTGGTAGCCGTATGCTGTCCGGCTGCCCGAAGCAGTATCTTACCATCTGCGGCAAAACCATTCTGGAACACAGCCTGGCTGCGCTGCTGGCGCATCCGGCGGTCAGTCGGGTGGTAGTGGCGCTCAGTCCACAAGATAGCCATTTTCATCAACTGCCCATCGCCCGGGATGCGCGCGTCTCTGCGGTGACGGGCGGCCTTCAGCGTGCCGATTCGGTGCTGGCAGGTTTACAGGCGGCTTCGTCAGCCCAGTGGGCGCTGGTACATGATGCCGCTCGCCCCTGCCTGCATCCCGAAGATCTGAGCCGTCTGCTGGCTCTTACTGCCAGCAGTAAAGTTGGCGGCATTCTGGCAGCGCCGGTACGCGACACCATGAAGCGCGCCATCAGCGGCCGCAGCGATATCGATCATACCGTTGAACGTGAAGCGCTGTGGCACGCGCTGACGCCGCAGCTGTTTCCGGTCGGGCTGTTGCGCGACTGCCTGCTGCGCGCGCTCGGTGAAGGCGCGAACATTACCGATGAGGCTTCGGCGCTGGAGTACTGCGGCTATCATCCTGAGCTGGTCACCGGACGCAGCGATAACCTGAAAGTCACGCGACCGGAAGATCTGGCGCTGGCGCAATTTTATCTGACCCAAAGACATCGTTAA